The Eubacterium ventriosum genome includes the window CCCGCACCATTTTCTCCCAAAAGTCCGTAAATTCCCTTAGGTATTTCAAGAGATGCCTTATTTACTGCAACTACACCATTTTTAAATCTAACTGTTAAATCATTTATTCTAATACTCATAATCTATCCCCTTTTCTTTAAAGCCATTGGTAATACTGCAAATAAAAGCAGACCCACTATAAAAGACACAATCGTTCCATAAATCCAACTCTCGGACATTAATTGATTAACTTCACAAGAGCTGAAAGAAAACAATCCCAGATTCCCGAAAAATGAACTGCCCGCTTTCGATATAAGACCAATGACAATTCCAAATAAACCTCCTATACCTGCCCACATATTTCCAATCAATGTACACAAAATCACAGAGCATATACTCCAAAGCCAGATGGTTCCGAACATTGCAATGAAAAATAAAAGGAATATCTGAGTGCCCGAAACGCCTTCGTTTACACTGCCCGGTTTTTGCCAGAAAAACAAAACATATCCAACACAGGAAAGTATTAATAAATATAATATTTGAACGCACACTCTCTGTGATATTACTTTTAACTGCTTTTTTTGATCATACAAATGAAATACATCGGCACGCTTACTTTTTACTTCCATCAAATATGTGTCACTACAAAAAATAATTGTTAAAAATGCTATTGGAGACTGAATCGCTGAACCGATTTCTTCATAGTATATAATCGGATGAATAGCACACAATATCAGTATAAATGCGCATGAATAAAAAATCTTATATAACGACAGGCAGTTTTTTAGTTCC containing:
- a CDS encoding transporter — its product is MKTELKNCLSLYKIFYSCAFILILCAIHPIIYYEEIGSAIQSPIAFLTIIFCSDTYLMEVKSKRADVFHLYDQKKQLKVISQRVCVQILYLLILSCVGYVLFFWQKPGSVNEGVSGTQIFLLFFIAMFGTIWLWSICSVILCTLIGNMWAGIGGLFGIVIGLISKAGSSFFGNLGLFSFSSCEVNQLMSESWIYGTIVSFIVGLLLFAVLPMALKKRG